A genomic region of Streptomyces rimosus contains the following coding sequences:
- a CDS encoding tyrosine-type recombinase/integrase: protein MYAIRVRPQYPKPYQVRWKVGNKPHAISFATKTLADGRRAQLMAAAQRGEQFDVETGLPRSEVAARKPKVTWFDHAKDYAKMKWGEAASAKGRATRADALAAVTAALVKDSKGAPSPATLRRALTGYAFNFSDHREPPSEKLAAALTWVGAKAIPLSELEENSETVRAALKALSTRLDGKRAAATTITNRRTVFNNALRYAVERKRMAVNPLPSIDWSPPATDDEIDWRYVPNPRQAVALIDAVGTLGPRGEHLQAFFGCIYHAATRPAEAMNLREADCTLPESGWGEVLLSGSTSRVGASWTDDGESYEERGLKRRARSSVRDVPIPPVLVRMLRAHIERYGTAPDGRLFRSAEGGVLLSKEYAEVWQEARLVALPESQWRTPFAKKPYANRKAGISFWLASGVDPTEVARRAGHSVAVLYKFYAKVLDGRRDQANALIERGMRAAEQESKDADPVHTPSIHPGRRWDTGDPR from the coding sequence ATGTACGCGATTCGCGTGCGCCCGCAGTACCCGAAGCCGTACCAGGTCCGCTGGAAGGTCGGTAACAAGCCGCATGCAATCAGTTTCGCCACCAAAACCTTGGCTGACGGCCGACGAGCCCAACTCATGGCCGCTGCCCAAAGGGGCGAGCAATTCGATGTCGAAACCGGCCTGCCCAGATCTGAGGTGGCTGCACGAAAGCCCAAAGTAACGTGGTTCGATCACGCCAAGGACTACGCCAAGATGAAGTGGGGTGAGGCCGCGTCGGCGAAGGGCCGAGCCACACGCGCAGACGCTCTTGCGGCAGTCACTGCGGCGCTGGTCAAGGACTCGAAGGGGGCGCCCTCGCCGGCGACCCTACGGCGTGCACTGACCGGCTATGCATTCAACTTCTCCGACCATCGCGAGCCCCCTTCGGAAAAGCTCGCGGCTGCTTTGACGTGGGTCGGCGCCAAGGCCATCCCCCTGTCCGAGCTGGAGGAGAACTCCGAAACGGTCCGCGCCGCACTGAAGGCGTTGAGCACGCGGCTCGACGGAAAGCGCGCAGCAGCTACCACCATCACGAACCGTCGTACGGTCTTCAACAACGCTCTTCGGTACGCCGTAGAACGGAAACGCATGGCAGTAAATCCGCTGCCGTCCATCGACTGGTCTCCGCCGGCGACAGATGACGAGATCGACTGGCGTTACGTCCCTAACCCTCGGCAGGCCGTAGCGCTCATCGATGCTGTCGGGACGCTGGGCCCGCGCGGCGAACACCTACAAGCATTCTTCGGGTGCATCTATCACGCTGCCACCCGGCCAGCGGAAGCGATGAACCTTCGGGAAGCCGACTGCACGCTCCCCGAATCGGGGTGGGGTGAGGTGCTGCTCTCGGGCAGTACTTCGCGGGTAGGGGCCTCGTGGACGGATGACGGCGAGTCATACGAAGAGCGCGGGCTGAAACGGCGGGCCCGCTCCTCTGTACGTGATGTTCCGATCCCGCCCGTGCTGGTGAGGATGCTGCGTGCTCACATTGAGCGATACGGGACGGCACCCGACGGGCGGCTGTTCCGGTCAGCCGAAGGCGGGGTTTTGCTCAGCAAGGAGTACGCGGAGGTATGGCAGGAGGCCCGCTTGGTCGCCCTGCCCGAGAGCCAGTGGCGTACGCCCTTCGCAAAGAAGCCGTACGCCAACCGGAAGGCTGGCATCTCCTTCTGGCTCGCTTCCGGCGTTGATCCGACCGAGGTTGCCCGTCGTGCCGGCCACAGCGTGGCGGTGCTCTACAAGTTCTACGCCAAGGTGCTCGACGGACGACGCGACCAAGCCAATGCCCTGATCGAGCGGGGTATGCGTGCGGCGGAACAGGAGAGCAAGGACGCCGATCCCGTCCACACCCCGTCCATACACCCTGGTCGGAGGTGGGACACGGGCGATCCAAGGTGA